GCTATCCTGAGCTTGGTCCCATGTCTACGGGCTAGCGGGATAACCCTATCCACAGCTATTTTCTCAGCGAGTTCGGGTCTCGCCCTATTATGCTCCTTAACATCGAAAACCCTTTCAGCCTCCTTTAGGATAAGAGGATCCTCCGCGTGAACTACTACCTCCTTCCCCATCTCGGAAGCCCTCTTGAAGACGGGATTTAGGTCTTCATACATATCCTCAGGGTAGATTTTGATGCCTATAACGTAGCTCCTCTCATCCAAATAGGGGAATGCTGTGTAGAGGAGGAAGTCCACGTAACTCTCTCTCTTAGCCTCCTCTGTTTTCATATCGAGCTTCTCCCTGCTATCTATCTTCGGAACGTTGTTGGGCATATCAGCTACGACAGTAACTCCCCCGCTCAAAGCAGCTAATGATTCGGACCTCCAGTCCCCCTTATGCCTCTGATTGAGCCCTCTCATGTGCACGTGCAAGTCGATCATGCCAGGAAGTATCAAGTCAGCCTCCTCGCACCCCCTCATCCCTATTGAGATAGAGCTTATCCTATCCTCTACAACCTCAATGCATCCATCTATCAGGCCCCAAGGGAGCATGAGCTTACCGCAGAAGCATGCCAATCGATTCACCTCCTATCTGAAGCTTCCTCCCATCGAAACCCCTCCAGTATCTCCCGAAGTCCTCCGTCATGCTGAGGGTCCTCGCATCGAAGACAGGCCCGTCCCTGCAGACTAGGAGGCCTAGAGGATCCAGAGAGCAGGATCCGCAGATCCCGATAGAGCACCTTATCAACCTCTCCATCGAGACCTCGGCGTATATGCCCCTCTTGATGGCCTCCCTCACTACCTCGACTAGCATTGCCTCGGGGCCGGCCGAGTATATCGCTTCAGGCCAATCGAAATCGACCAGCTCAACTACCCTCCCCTTGAGTCCATATGATCCATCCTCAGTAGTTATTATGAGCTCATCGGAAATAGAACTGAGTAAATCCTCGAGAAGAACATCTTCTCTCCTCTTGAAGCCGGCATAAAACCTTATCTTAGCATTTCCCATCTCCCCGAGCCTCTCAGATAGTGATATGAGGGGAGCTATACCGTAGCCTCCCCCTATGAGGCAGCATTTCCCACCCCTGAGGCTGAAACCCCTCCCATATGGCCCTCTGACCCATAGCTCCTCTCCGATCCTTAGGGAGTGAATAGCTGAGCTCACCTTACCCACTTTAGCCACTAAAATCCAAGTCTCACCCTTAGGCTCCCTAGCTATGCTTATGGGTATCTCGCCTACTTTAGGGACCCAGATCATCGCGTACTGGCCGGGGGAAGATCCGAGGTTCCCTTCCAGGACTATCTTCTTAACCTTCTCACTTAGCTTCTCACTCTCAATTATCCTCATTACTTTATACGCCTGATAGCTGTTCAATTATATCCTCCTCTCTCAAGTACTCCCCGCAGTACTCGCAGACCATCCTCAGAGGGCTCTCGGATATGAGTGTGAATGATGGTTCAACTGCCTCCCTAGGGGCGTTAGTGACGCAATTAGGGTTTAAGCACCTCAATATCCCTACGACTCTCCTCGGGAGCTCGACCCTCCTCTTTGAAGCTACTTCGAAGTTCCTGATTATGTTTATGGTGGCCGATGGGGCTATCAAGGATATCTTATCAACCTCCTCCTTGCTCAGCTCCCTTCCCTCTATCTTAACTATGTCCTTCTTACCCAACTTCTTGCTGGGAACGTTCATCACGAGAGCCACGACACCATCCCTTTCCCCAGTTATCCCTAAGAGCTTGAGTACCCTCAGAGCTCTCCCAGCCGGTATATGATCTATGACGGTTCCGTCAGATATCCTCCTCACCACAAGCTCCTCCTTCATGGTATCACCTCCGATAATAGTGCCATCCTCACGGGAACTCCGTTAGCTGCTTGCTTGAAGTAATAAGCGTAAGGAGTGGAATCCACGTCCAAGGAGATCTCATCGACCCTTGGGAGGGGATGGAGTATCATGAGCCCTTCCTTAGCATCCTTGAGGATAGATGAATCCACCTTATAGCTGCCCTTGACTCTCTCGTACTCCGAGGGATCTGGGAACCTCTCCTTCTGGACCCTAGTTACGTATAGGACATCGAGCTCAGGTAGAGCATCTTTCAGATCTGAGAACTCCCATGGCATCTTAAGGGAGTCCAGAAGTTCCTGTTTAGGCCTCAGCCCCTCTGGACATATTAGATAAACTTTTTTCGGGGAGTAAAGGTTGAGAGCTTTTAAAAAGCTAGCAGCAGCCCTTCCATACCTTAAATCTCCCAGCACACCGTAAGTTAAGTTGTCCAAATTGCCCCTCTCCTTCCATATCGTGTAGAGATCTATCATAGCCTGAGTAGGATGGTTCTTCGTCCCATCCCCCGCATTTATAACGGGGGCTTCAGCTAGCTCTGCTGCGAGTTTAGCTGCCCCCTCCAAGCTATGCCTGACAACTATACCATCAGCGTAAGAATCCAGCATCCTTATGGTATCTGAGAAGCTCTCACCTTTAGCCAGGGATGTGGACTGTGCGGCTTCAAAACCTATATAATTGCCACCCAGTCTCAGGGTAGCTGTCTCGAAACTGAACCTAGTCCTGGTGCTCGGTTCGAAGAAGGCCATCGCTATTATCTTCCCCTTGAGCTCATCCCCCTGAAACCTCGATGAAGCGACTCTGAAGATCCTCTCAAGATCGCTCCTCTTTATATCGGAAATTGAGATTATATCCTTACCCCTCAGACTCATACTCCCACCTCCCCTAAGTATTTGAGGGCATAAGACCTCTCCCTCTCCGGGAGGGAATCCAGAACAAGCTTCACTATGTCAGGGAGGGTCGCGAGGCTCTTCAATTCTATACCCTCTTCCTTCAGGCTCTCAGCCGCTCCCTGCATCCTATCTACCACTACCCAAGCCTCCTTGACATCCGGTCCATAGTTCCTAACGATCCTCGCGGCGTTAAGTATGGAGCCCCCCGTCGTGGCCACATCATCTATTATGACGTAGCTCCTCATGTTCAGGGACCCTTCCAGGAGGCTCTCAGTCCCATGCTCCTTCTTCTCCTTCCTCACATATATTAGGGGCCTTCTGGATATAATCGCAACAGCCGTGGCCAGTGGAAGCCCGCCTACAGCGACCCCGCATATACCGAAATCCCCGTTCATTCTCTTTGACATCTCCGTAGCTATTTTCATGAATTCCTCTGGGAAAGATGGGAGAGGCCTCAGATCAACGTATATATTGCTCTTCTTCCCGGATGTGAGTGTGAACTCCCCGAACTTCAGCATGCCCCTCGAGATGAGTATGATCCCCAACTCATGAGCGTCCATGGATTACACCCCTCTGAGCTTCTACAACTCTCATAGCTTCAAGCCTCGGATTCTTGCTCCCCAGGATGCTCCTCCCCACTATCTCGAAGTCCGCTCCAGCAGCTATAGCTGAACCGGGTTCAGCCCCCTGAGCTCCCACTCCGGGGGAGAATATCCTCACGTCTGGGAGCCTCCTCCTAGCCTCTCTTATCATCTCCGGCCTAGTAGCTCCTACAACTATTCCATCAACTCCTAAGAGCTCAGCTTCATCTAACAACTTCTCGAAATTTCCCCTGAAGAACTTCGCCTCCGGATGGCTCATAGCTACGACCCCTATCAATTCCATCCCGACATCGTACCTCCTATGGCCGGTGAAGAGGTGTATTATCGAGGCATCGAAGCCCACCCGCTCCAATCCCTCGAGGATGTACTGAACTACCTCGGGTATGTCAGCTAGCTTGTAATCAGCGATCCAGTAGTAATCCGGGAAATCCCTTATGATTTCTCTTACCCCATCGAATCCCAGGGAGAGAGTTATGGGAAAGCCAACTTTCACTCCTACAGCTAGGCTCTGAAGTTCACTCAGTATTCCCCTGACATCCCTAGATGGGAAGTCCAGGGCTAGGATGAGCCTGGAATCGAGGGAAGAACATCTAGAGGAGAGCTTGCTACCTATCGGAACCCTTCCATAAGTTCCTCTATCCGCTATATAATCTTTGATCCCCCATGGTGAAGTCCAGCCGCGGGCCGAATTAGCTCCCTCAAAGCTGGACTCACTACGGTCATCTCCCTCTCAGGCCCTAAGCCTATCATCACAATTTTAGCATTCAATTCCCTCTCAATGAACTCTATATAAGCTTTCATTTCCTCAGGAATTTTCTCCCATCCCTCTTTAACTATAGATCTCCAATCTAGTTCCTTCCATCCCTCCAATTCCTCGTACACGGGCTTCGCTCTCTGCAGCTCATCCACATAAGGCGGGGCTATCTTGAACTCCTTCCCATCTATCTCATATGCCACAGCCACCTTCAGCTTCCCCAGGCCTGAGAGGACATCCAGCTTCCTGAGGGCCACGTACCCAATACCATTTATCAGAGTCGAGTACTTGAGCATGGGGAGGTCCAGCCACCCCACTCTCCTCGGCCTCCCGGTCGTAGTCCCGTACTCGCCACCTCTCTCCCTTATCATATCGGCCTCACGTCCGAAGAGCTCCGTTGGGAATGGCCCAGCCCCTACTCTTGATGTATAAGCTTTAGAGACCCCCAGTACTGCATCTATTGAGAGGGGGCTCACCCCGACGCCCGTGCAAGCCCCTCCAGCTATCGTGCTAGATGAGGTTACGTAAGGATAGGTGCCGTGATCCACATCCAGCATGGTCCCCTGGGCCCCCTCGAATATCACTAGCTTCCCCATCGCTATAGCATCGTTGACCTCTATGTGATCCTCACCGACGAAGGGCCTGAGGAATTCCCTCCAGGTCTCAGCTCTCCTTAATATCTCACCCAAATACTCATCAATATCGCCCTTCAATACGCCTGCGTTCCTCAACTCAGCTTCCTTCACTTTCACAACTCTCCTCAACTTCTCAGGGAAATCCTCGGAGAGGAGGTCCCTAACCTTTAGCCCGGATATCCTCGCCATCTTATCCTGATATGCGGGCCCTATCCCCCTCTTCGTGGTTCCGAGGGATTCCCCAGCTGTAGCTGCATCGAGCTCCTTATGGTAGGGTAGGAGGAGCGTCGCCTTCATGGAAACGATAAGATCAACATTCCCAACCTCTTTCCTCAATTCATTTATCTCCTCCATGAATACTTCAGGATCGAAGGCTACTCCCGCACCTATAACGCATTTTTTCCCTCTCAGGGCACCTGAGGGGACTAAGTGAAACTTGTACTTCCTCCCCCCAACTACTACGGTATGGCCAGCGTTACTCCCACCGTTATACCTCACTACTAGATCCGCCCATTCCGCCAGAAAGTCCACAACAGCGCCCTTGCTCTCATCCCCGAACTGCATCCCAACGACGACTATCGCGGGCATCGCGATTACCCGAGCTACGAGTTAGATAAAGATATAAGTGTGACTGAGCACCTAGGGACGATGGACCCATGAAAATCCTCACAGCACGCAAATTCTGAGACCCAAAAGATTGCTCAAGGGAAAAGAAGGGCCCTAATTTCCGGCAGCTTCCGATTATGAGTAAATTCAATAGAAAGGGTGATGGATGAAAATTAGGATTTTTGGGACGCCTCCGAGACGAGCTCCGAGATCTCTAGCACTCTCATATCCTCGATCCCCAAGCCCTTAATAGCATCGTTCAGCATCGCGTAGCAGAAAGGACACGCTACAACTATATTCTTAGCTGCCTCCCTAGCCTCTTTAACTCTCTCCTTAGCCATCAGGCTCTCACCGGTCTGATACCAGTAGTTAGCTCCTCCAGCCCCGCAACAGAATGTATCCTTACCCCTCCTCCTCATCTCCCTGAACGCACCCGTCATCCTGAGGATGGATCTAGGTTCCTCGATGATCCCATTGAACCTAGCTAAGTTGCAAGGATCGTGGAAAGTGAGCTCATCGAACTTTTCAACCTTAAGCTTGCCCTTATTAATTAGATCGGAGAGAAGCTCCACATGCGAAATCACTTCAACATTCCAGTCCTTTATTATCCTAGGATATTCCTTTCTGAAGACCGTGAGACCATGAGGACATAGTACGAGCAGTTTCTTAACACCCAGCTCCTTGAATATCTCCGAATTCGATAAGGCGAATTCTTGGAACATTCCTTCCTCACCTAGCCTCCTCACCGGCTCACCGCAGCACGTCTCCAGCTCCCCTAGATTCGCTATCCTTAAGCCAGCGCCCCTCAGGAGATCCACGAGCCTGCTCACCACCTTCTTCCCCACGGGATCGAAGGAGTATTGACAGCCCACCCAGATGTAGTAATCCGGATCCTCATCGCTGCTCAGCCAACTCAATCTCCCTCTCTGCGGGACGGATAGGGAGTTCTTATACCTCCTGAGGCTGTTAATTAACTCCCCCATCTTCTTATCTATCTTCCCATCCAAAACGAGCTTGCGCCTCCTCTCCATCAGGAAACTGAAGGGGCTCACGTAGTTGGGGCATGAGGATGCGCATGCACCACAGGCAACGCAGGACCAGACAGTATCATCTCCGAGCTCATATTCAGCTCCCAGTATGGATGCCCTCAATCCTATGACGACCTCCTTCGGGGAGAGAGGTCTCCCTATGATATTGGATGGGCATGAGTCGGTGCATCTCCCGCATTTCACGCATGCGGAGAGCCTATACTTCTCATACCAAGGCAGTTCCTTCGGATCCTCAAATCCTATCTTTACACTCTCCAGATCCTCGATCTCCTGGAGGAGGAAGGGTTCCTTGGGGAACTCAGGCTCATCCCCCTCTAGGGAGCTCGTTACTATAGCTGTGAGCGAGTGGAGGAGGTTGCTGTAGGGTAAATAAGCTATCATGAGGAAAGCTAGGATAGCGTGACTCCACCATAAGGCTTGATAGATCCCCGTGAGCGATCCTGTATAACTAGATAATAGATTCCCGATGAAGGAATAGGGAGACGCTTCATTGGGCATGTTATGGATTCTTATAGACTCTATTAAGAATCCAGTGAGCCCTATGTAGAGCAGACCTAATAGAAGGAGCTTCCCTTCCCTCTCCCTCGTCGGGAATAGTAAAATTATTCCAAGAATGAGGATCAATCCGAATAAATCCATGATGAACTCGAAGGTGAAGTACGTCGCGTCCTTGAGTATGAATATACCGAAGTGCCTCAGTATATCGGTCTCTAGGAATACTGTCACAGTCCCCAAGAATAGTACGAGGGTTCCAAGGAAGAGGAAGAGGTGAGGAAAGCCCTTAGTCCTTTCGATAACTCTCCTCTGGCTTATTACTCTTTTAACTCCCCTCGATAGAGAGCCGAGATTCAGGGATCTCAGGGCCTTCGTGAGCTCGAATCTTGAGGCTATTCTGTAAATTCCATATAGGAACACTATAGTTATAGGAATTAAAATGGCATACATTAATGGAGGGGTATATGGTGGAAGCAGGGGGAAACTCTCCCTTACGACCAACTCCGACACCTACGCTCCTATCCAATAAAATTTTTAATATTTATGGTTGTGAAATTTCGGTGATATTTTGGAGGCAGATCTGCTAGTAGTTGGGGCCGGGATCTTCGGCCTAGCAACTGCTTATCATTATCTGAGGGAGAATCCGGGGAAGAGTGTCCTTATAGTTGATAGGATGGGAGATGTCGGCCAGGGAGCGACTGCTAAGAGCGCAGCTGCCTTCAGGGCTAACCTATTCACATCCCAGACGAATAGGTTGTTGGCGGGATCCTCAGTAGATTTCTTCCTCCACGTTCAGGAGAAGGAGGGCCATGATCTTGGAATAATGAAAGTAGGTTACTTAGTGCTCAGGAGCAGGGAACAGTTCGAGAGAGTATCGGAAGTAGCTAAGATGCTGGAGAAGATGGGGACTGTCAGAATATACAGGAGAGAGGAGCTTATGGAGAAGCTTAAGATGAATTATGACTTCTCGGGTGATGAGGAAGCTGAGCTACTCAATATAATGAATGTGGATTACGGGATATTCGGTTTCAAGTGCGGTTACATGGATGCAGATAAGTTAGCTTACTACTACAGGGACAGGATAAGGGAGATGGGAGGAGACTTTCAGTTCAATACGAAGGTCGAGAGGGTGATAGTAGAGCCTGAGGTGAAACTTGGAATACCTAGGGAGCCCAGAGCTTGGCAGAAAGTTAAGTTCTCCGGTATTGAGACGAATAAAGGGGTTTTGAAGGCGAAAAATTTAGTTTTAGCTGCCGGTGGATGGTCCCATCTTTTACTAGATCCTCTGGGGATAGATTGCATATCTAAGCCCAAGAAGAGGCAGATATTCACGGTGAGGCCCAGGACTGAGGAGCAGAGGGCCCTCTTGTACAATCCAAACTTCAACGAAGAGGGAGTCCTCCCCTTCACGATACTCCCGACTGAGCATTATATAAGGGCAGATAAGAGAGATGGAACACTTTGGTTCGCATTATCTGATGAAATGAGGCCTTATTCGACGGATGACGAGCCAGAGGAGTCCTTCTACTATGATAATATCTATCCTATCGTTGTGAAGTACTTCCCGCAGCTGGAGGGGGCGAGAGTGGATAACATGTGGGCTGGCCTCTACATGATAAACTCCGTGGATCACAATCCCGTCGTCTTCAGGAGAGCTAATATGGTAGTGGCCACGGGCGACAGCGGTAGCGGTATAATGAAGGGGGATGCTATAGGGAGGATATCTGCAGCATTAGTTCAAGGTAAAAAGGAAGCTGAACTATTCGGGGGGGAAAAGATACCGACAGATAGGCTGGAAGTGGTCGGTAGATCACTGGAACCCGAGAATTTCGTTTTCTAAACCCTTATTTTTTAACAGAATATTTCATTCAGGAGCTTCAGGAACATTTATTAAGGCTGAGCGGTCCTCGAGGGGATGCGCTATGAGAAAGATTATTGGAGTGGCGATAATTGCCCTGCTAGTGGTAGCGGTAATAGCGATCATACTAATGGGCGGATTAGGCAAAGGCACTTCCGGGAATAGGAGCTTTCAGGAAGCTTATTCCTCGACAAAGAAGCTCACCTTCTCCCTGGGAAATGGCTCCATTTTTAGCTTGGAGGAGAGCGTCGCTCTCACCTACGGGAACATGACCTCACCAGTGAACAAGACGATACAATCCTTCATAATAAGGAATTTCTCTTGGCCGGATTATGAGATATGTATATCAAATTATACATCTGAAGCTGATTGTGGGAAAATTTTCTTCCATATGGTGGCATTTCCTAAGGAGCTCATCGGTGTCTCATCAATAAGACTCCCATCACTCCTCTACGAGAACTTAACGGTCATGATGGTGAATAAGGGACTAGTTGAGTTGGAGATGCCTTGGGGGAAGAGAACTGCCTATAACTACACGAACGTTACGATGAATTATCCAGCGCAGAACATCTCCACGATAACGAAGCTTTACGTGGACCCGGAGGAAGGTTACGTACTTAGGGGAGATGTCTCAATGGCCAGGGGTAATGTGTCAATAACTTATACATATAGGTTGGCTTCGAGGCCTGAGTCCAAGGGCGGATTCCAGATAGATAAGCCCGAGAGATGGAATTGGGAGCAAGGCTCACCTTGAAGGTCGCACGAATAATCCCATTTCTTGATGAAAATTTTGTAGATAGAGTGATATCGTAACATTTATGAGTAATTCCTGCGACCGTGGAGGGGGTGAAAATTGCTACCCGAAGTGATAGATCTGCTTTGCATACCTGTGTTGATGAATGAAGTCCCTTTGAAGGGGGTTAGCGATGATGAGGCAGCGAAAATAGCTTCTAGGGTAAGAAGGACAATTCCGGTGCTATCTGGAGTCAAGGTAGTGATAATACCAGTCCTCTATTACTTGACGGACATCCTGAGCAGGATGACTCTGGATGAGATAACAGTGAACTCGGCTTCGATGATAGAGCTCATGGAGAGAAAGGGTTTGAGCTCGGAAATATACATTTTCAATCCTTACTCCTCCAACGGGATAATACCGGTTCCGAGCAGATTTGGAGGTAGCGCGGGAGGAGTTAACTGGGCAGTAATACCCATCGTAGTGCTTGGGAATAACTACATAGATCCGGCGGCATATGAGCTTGATGATGAGGATCTAGATATAGCTCTGGACGATCTCGAGAATGTGCTCTCGGAAATTTACGGAGCATCGATGCTGAAAGTCTTTCCTCCGACTTTAATAGAGGATCTGATGGACCTCATTGACTCAGTGGAGGTCTACCAGGGAAACGATCTGGAGACATCAGCCGGCTGAATATAAAAAATTATCCGGAGAGGTCCTTTTTCATGTAAAAGGATCCCCTCACTTTCTCATATCCCAGCTTCCTGAAGTACTCCCTAGCCCCTATCCCAGAGATAACCAGAATCTTCCTCATCCCCAGCTCCAACGATATCCTCTCAGCTTCCCTCACCAAGCTCGCTCCATATCCTCTGTGCTGAGCTTCCTCTCCGGAGCTCATGCCTATTGGCACCATCCTCCCGTAAACGTGCAGCTCCCTTATCAGACTCGTCCTCTCATCCACTTCCCACCTGTGGGCCAGAGGGGAGGGGATCCTCAATCTGAGTATCCCGATGAGCACGTCATTCCTATCAACAACTGAGAGGAAGAACTCAGTCCCTCCGCTCGCTTCATACTCTATAACCTCGATCCTCGTTGATGAATAATCCGGGGAGAGCCCCTTATGAGCTACCCTGCCCGCTTCCCTGAACCTTATCTCCTCAACCTTTGTACCGATTTTCAGGAGCTTTTCCTCCACTATCTGCCTCAAATTCCTCCTCTTAGGACCAGCAGCTATGAAACCCTCTGGTATATCCCTCTGGACATGCTGAAGCCTCACCCATCTCGGTATAATAGGGAGGGCCTTGCTCAGGAACTCCTCGAACTCCTCATCAGTTAGACCCTCATACTCGCCCCTCCTCCACATATCGTACAGCGGAGTCCCGGGGATCACGAGAGTTGGATATATCTTCAGCATATCCGGTCTGAAAGATGGATCGCTTAATACGATCCTCAGGGCCTCTAGATCCCTATCCAAATCGCTTCCAGGTAACCCGGGCATTAAATGGTAGCCCACCTTATAAGCGGAATCCTTGAGGATCCTCGTGGCCACTATCGTATCTATAGTGGAGTGGCCCCTCCTCACCCTCTCCAGGACGTCCTCATAAATGGATTGGACCCCTAGCTCCACTCTAGTGAAGCCTAGGTAAAGCATCTTATCCACATGATCCTCCATCGCCCAATCGGGCCTGGTCTCCAGGGTCATAGCGACGCATCTAACTGATGAGGTTTCATTCAACTCCTGAGCTTCTATCAAGCTCCTAGATCTGACCTCCGGCCCCATGTAGGAGTTCATGGCATCTAATGCTCTCTTCACGAACCACTCTTGGTAATCGAAGGGTTGGGCATTGAAAGTACCTCCCATTATGATGAGCTCCACTTTGGAGGGATGCACCCCTATGCTCGAGAAATCCATTAGCCTCTGGGTCACCTGGAGGTAGGGATCGTAATTCAGCTTGGAGCCCCTTATAACTATAGGACTCATCTCAACGTAACTCTGAGGCGTCTCCCCGCCGCCTGGGCAGTATATACACCTCCCATGAGGGCAAGGGAATGGCCTGGCTGCTATCGATACTACAGCAACGCCAGAGGCTATCCTGGATTTACTGGCCCCTCTCAGCATCCTCTATCTCAATGAGCAGTTAATGATAAATATTCTGTGATCATTGAGGGGATCTTCCGGCCAATTTCCTCGCGAGATCTATCAATCTCTTCTCGCTTTCCATCTTCTCCGCTTCATATTCCACTAACCTCGATATATCATCTCTCAGCAACCTCCTCCTGGCCTCCAGCTCCCCCTTCAGGCTCTCAGGATTGGGGCCTCCCCTGACCTTAACTTCATAAGAACT
The sequence above is drawn from the Candidatus Korarchaeum cryptofilum OPF8 genome and encodes:
- a CDS encoding tRNA uridine(34) 5-carboxymethylaminomethyl modification radical SAM/GNAT enzyme Elp3; the protein is MLRGASKSRIASGVAVVSIAARPFPCPHGRCIYCPGGGETPQSYVEMSPIVIRGSKLNYDPYLQVTQRLMDFSSIGVHPSKVELIIMGGTFNAQPFDYQEWFVKRALDAMNSYMGPEVRSRSLIEAQELNETSSVRCVAMTLETRPDWAMEDHVDKMLYLGFTRVELGVQSIYEDVLERVRRGHSTIDTIVATRILKDSAYKVGYHLMPGLPGSDLDRDLEALRIVLSDPSFRPDMLKIYPTLVIPGTPLYDMWRRGEYEGLTDEEFEEFLSKALPIIPRWVRLQHVQRDIPEGFIAAGPKRRNLRQIVEEKLLKIGTKVEEIRFREAGRVAHKGLSPDYSSTRIEVIEYEASGGTEFFLSVVDRNDVLIGILRLRIPSPLAHRWEVDERTSLIRELHVYGRMVPIGMSSGEEAQHRGYGASLVREAERISLELGMRKILVISGIGAREYFRKLGYEKVRGSFYMKKDLSG